In Gossypium raimondii isolate GPD5lz chromosome 12, ASM2569854v1, whole genome shotgun sequence, a single window of DNA contains:
- the LOC128035454 gene encoding precursor of CEP5-like, translated as MAQNNLLSILVLLSLALFLEIQGRRLILEQNQKVRTFNRILAKESRSIVDPKIYGVNKTKSPPSPPTAVIGASSPKNDQDFRRTSPGHSPGIGHSIQN; from the coding sequence ATGGCCCAAAACAATCTTCTCTCTATTCTTGTTCTCCTTTCGCTTGCTCTCTTCCTGGAAATTCAGGGAAGGCGTTTGATTTTGGAGCAGAATCAGAAGGTGAGAACATTTAATAGAATCCTAGCAAAGGAAAGTAGGAGTATTGTTGATCCCAAAATTTATGGTGTTAACAAAACCAAGTCTCCACCTTCACCACCAACTGCGGTAATTGGAGCCTCGTCGCCGAAAAACGACCAAGATTTCAGGCGCACATCTCCTGGACACAGTCCTGGTATCGGCCATTCCATTCAAAACTAG